TTGCCATGCGAGTCCACCTCCGGCCCATCCGCAGAATCGGTGGGCTTGGGCTCCGTTTCCGCCTCTTCCTCTATCCATTGGTCCTTCACTGCGGCCGCCTTGCGCATGATCAGCTGCCGAATGTCATCAAACTCATCTGCGGCGACACCGGCCTCTTGGATCAACAGCTCCGCGATGCTCTCCGCAATGTGCAAGGTCGCGTAGAACGCCTTGTCCTTCGTGGTGAAGTACGCCGGAAACTCGGTGTTGGTGTAGATTGCGAGCCCTTCTTCGGCGCTGAAACTCCACTGATACCAGGCTTCCTTCTCCCCGAGCGGCGCGAACTCGTGATCGAAGTCGACGCTCTTACCTTTGACCTTCACCGCATGACGGGGTTTCTGGTGCGTGACCCGAGGGACTCTCTCACGACTCGACTCCGTCGGTTGGGTGCGGGGAGCCGACGGCTCAGGATTCTCGGACCTCTCCCTTTGCTCGACCTCGATTTGCTCCTGCGCCTCGTCGCTTTCAGAGCGCTCGTACTCGCTCAGGGTGTGCACGGGGGACGTGAAGGGCTTCAGCTCTCGGGCCATCAGCGCCCGTGCGATCGAATCCTTCCAGCGCTCAAGTTCGTTGCGTACCGCCTTGGTGATGCTGTCCGACGAAGCACGCTGACGGGCCTGCCGCAGGAGGTCCTGCACCTCGATTCGCAGCGCGTCAACAGCAGCATCGTACTCCGCGGTCTTCTCCCACTCCCGCTTGTTGTGCGTCGGCTGCAAGTGGTCCAGATGCACCTCGCCGATGATTCGGGAAATCGTCGGGTGCTCACCGATTGCCATCTTGTCGAAGGTGGTGATCATCCGGCCGAGCCGATAGGTGTGGAATCCGTAGAGTCCTTTGTTAGAACCTTGCTTCAGGAGTCCATACCAGCCGTAGATCCGGTTGCCCGACGCGTCCGCGATTTCGAACTCAATGCGCGTATCCTCGAGCAGATCGAACTCCTCTGGCTTGCACTTGCGCTTGTTAACCCGCAGCTCGACAGTACCGTCGTTGATGAACGGCGCGAATCGCTGCTGCAGGTCGCGTTGCACCACATCCACAACGCCGGCGTAGTACTTGTACAGCTTGGAGATCTCCACGATCGTGTAGTGGCCTCCGGGGTCGGCCAGCTCGGTCTCGAGCTCCATCTGCCACGAGCTCCCCGCGCTCACCCAGTCGTCCTCGTCATAGAACACGGAGTAGGCGTGCGGGTCACCGAGCCGCGACGACATCACCTTGAACCGCCTACCGAGGGCCGTGCACGATGTCTTCAACCCGAGACCGAATTCACCAAGCATGTTCCTCTTCGACGACATACCGAGGATCATCGCCTTGTGAATGTCGTCACGCCCCATGCCGGTGCCGTTGTCCGCGACTGAGATCCCGTGCTTGCCTATCTTGACGGCAACAAGGAGCGGGTACCCCTCGATCCGAGCGTCGATAGCATTGTCCACAAGCTCAGCGATCGCTTGAGGGATTGAGTAGCCCGTCTTGCCAAGCTTCGGCATCAGGGTCTGATGCGGAGTGATGTCTATGACCTCGACGCTCTTCGACACGATGACCTCCTCAGAAGTAACCCTTCAGGTGGTCTGGCACACCCCTACCAGGGTCAGCGGGTGGCTCCGATTGCTCATACTCAGGCTTGGCCGGCGCAAAGAGCCCGCTTAGTCCCTCGCGCCAACTATGCAACGACACACTGACATGCTCGAGTCCGTCGGCCAGCTGGTCGATGTGGTCGACAGTGAGCCGTATGCCTTTGCGAGTCGGACCGGTGTAGTTGTCGCTGGTGACGAACTTGCGCACGTCCAGGAATTGCCCGTCGGGCCGCGTATCATGCACCAGCACCTGGACCAGCCAGTTCGCCGTACGCCCGGCATCAAGAGAGGCGTACTCACAGGGCGGAGCGCACAGACCGCGCTCCAGCTCATCAGACAACCGCCTGAGAACGGGAATCAATGCGTCAACCTGATACCGAGGCATGTCGATCCCCGACTTGGTCGGGCCGCAGTACTTGTGGTTGTTGCGGAAGATCCGGGCAGACCCAAGCCGACGCTTGCCGAGCGAGTATGTTGTGAAGCACAACTCGAACTCGTCATCGATACGTGCCGTATGAAGTAGCTCGACTTCGGTTGGCTCCATACCGCCCCCAGCGTCCGAACCGGTCGCCCCGATGCCACCCAGCCTTCACTCAGTACTTCGGCCTATCCTATGACAAGCTTGACTCCCTACCCGTACACGCCCGCCTCTTCTCGTGCCACCACGGTATCGTACAGGCCGTAGTGCGTGAGCCCGGGATGACTGTCGATCCCCGTGTACCGCAGGGACGCATCCTCGTACCGTCGGAATGCGAACACAGCCTGGTTCATCCGTTCTGTGTTGAACACACGCAGTCTCACGAGCAGGTGGAAGTCCTTCACCGTAAGGCCGGTGACAGCGAGGAACAGGTCGGGCTCGAGCTTGGTGATGACATCTTGGAGGGTGTTCTCGCGGAAGTCCGTCAGATACATGAAAGCGGGAATCCGCGTAGCGAACTTGATCAGCTTCTCCTGGACCAGCTTCCTCTGCGACTTGAACTCCTTCTCCTCCGCGGTAAGCTCACGCTTCTCCTTCGCGGTGAGACCGCTCTCCTTCGCCTTGTTCTTGAGTTCTGTGATCTTCTCGCTCTTGTTGATGATGGTCTCGATGACGTTGTCGCCGAGCGCGCGCCAACCCTCGATGCGCTCCACGGCAGCAAGCGCTTCGGGGTCGTCCAGGATCCGGCGCAGGGTGTCGTTGTCGACATTCACCAGCAACGCAGACTCCCACTTCCGAGCCAGCAGCGTTCCCGAGGTACCGGCCATGGCGATGTCGAGGATGCTACCCGCATCGATCTGCATCATGTTGGCGCCGTCGTAGGCGAGCACCGGCAGGAATGAGATCAGGTCCTTGACGGCGTTCTCCGGGTTGGATTCGCCGGGTGAGAGCCCTAGTCCGTACTCTGAGAGCTGCCGAAGAGCGCGCGTGGGCGCGAAGTCGAACACGAAGCAGACCGGCTTGAGGATCTCCTCCTCGTTCGGGTCGTCTCCGTTGGGATTGCGGATCGACCACGGCGACTGCACCCGGAATGCGGCCTGGAAGTAGGTCTCCGGCGAGGTGAGGTTGCGTAGCATCAGTATCGAGTACCACTGCGGCACGGTCACGCCCGTCGTGAGCTTCCCGCAGGACAGCGTGATGGTCTTCGTCTCGAACCCGCTTCCGATCGCTGAACGGACCGGCGGCAACGCCTCAAGGCCGATACCAGCGGACGCGCCGGCTGCGACCACCACTGCGTAGTCGTGCCAGAACGTGTTGTGCTTCTCCGCGAGCAGGTTCGCCATCGCGTGACACGCAGCGACATCAGGCAGGAACCAGAACGAGTGCTGCATATAGGGCAGCAACCGATCATCCGAATACGGCCAGGGTGGCCGCGTGCCGGACTTGAGGTTCTCGATCCTGTGCGGCGCGTATGAACCGCGGATGATATCCAGCCACTTCTGCACGTCACTCTTGTGCTGGAACTGCGCATTCTTGCCCGTTCCCGTCGCAGTGAAGAACGCGTTCAGGTCGAACTCATCGAACTCCCCTGCGCTGGCTATCGCCAGCAGCTCATCAGGCATCTGGTACGTGAGCAGACGCATCTGTGGCAGCGCACTATAGGGATTCCATGCACCAAGGTGCGCCGCTGCGAACTGCTCCTTCGCGCGCTGCTCATCGGTGTATGTCCAGTTGAAAATCTGCTCCTCGATGAACTCGCCCGTAGCCAGTGCCTTGAAAGGCGTGCCTGACAAGTAAAGGTATGCCTTGGTCGTGATGGGAAGGAACTCCGTCTCCTTCTCGGAAAGCTCGCTCAGGTCCTGGTTCATCTCCTCCAGGCTGGCGGTGTACTCGAGCTTGGCCTCCTTCTTGGCTACCGCGTCATCCTCGCCCTCGAAGAGCTCCTTGGCGGTCTCTCGCCATGCGCCGAAGTGGTACTCATCAAAGACCACGAGGTCCCACTCAACCTTGTGCAGCCATTCGTTCTTCGCCTTGATGTTGCCGGCCTCATCGCGGCCCAGAAGGTCCTGGAAGGAGCCGAAGTAGACAAGCGGCGTCCTGCGACTAATCTTGGTGGGGTCCATATCGGAGTGACGGGACATGTACCGCCACCCGTTGAAGTCCGTGTGGGTCTCGAGGTCTGTCTGCCACGCGTCCTCGACCGCCGGCTTGAATGTCACCACCAGGACGCGGCGCGCCCCGAGCTTCTTGGCCAGCTGGTACGTCGTGAACGTCTTGCCAAAGCGCATCTTCGCGTTCCACAAAAAACGTGGAACAGCGTGCATGTCCTCAGCCCATATCGAGTGGAAGTAGGCGTGCGTCTTCTCCACGGCCTCGGCCTGTTCGCGGCGCATGGCAAAGGTCTGGTGATGGGTACCCGCGAACTTCTGGCCGGTGCGCAGCTCAGCCAGCACGGTCTGCACATCAGCAACCGTGCAGCGCATCCACTCCAGGTCGACGTTCTCGAAACCCTTTCGAACAAGCGCTGCGCGCACCTCGTGGTCGGTGAACACGGTCCCATCGTCACGTTCAGCGGATTCATCTAGCTCAATAGTGAAGTTCTTGATGGCGGCTGTCTTCAGCTGGTCGGCGATGCGCTGCTTCACATCGCGGGTGGTCTGGCCGACTTTGAGAAGACCGGCATGGGCCTCATCGTGGATGGTGTAAGCGTAGATCCGCGGACGCGCCTGCGGCTTGGGTACGAGAATGTCCTCGATCGTCCTGGTCATTCTTCGAGACTCCGCTGGAAGTCCATCGGACGCACGAGCTTCTCGATGAAGGCAATCTCGTCTTCAGAGATGCTGTATTTCTCGTAGAGATCCTTGTCAGTCCACACCCTCGTCCATTCCTGAGTCGGCACGAAGGTGTAGACCTTGCGGCTCGTGTGCTGAGAGGGCTTATGCAGGAGTACGAGGAGGCGGGTCAGTCGGCACGTGAGATACGACAGGGCACTTTCGGCCTCTGCCCGAGTATCGAACGGCCCAATGCAGAGGTAGGTCTCCGAAGACACGGTGCCAGGCTCTCCGACGAATGGAGTGCTTAGCACCCTGTGCGGATAGGTATCCCTGTTGCCGGTCCCGGGCGCAGCGGCGCCGACATAGACCTTCCACTTGTCAATCAAGTTAGTACCCGCGGTGATCGAGGATCGGTCGGCATACCCGATTCCACCGTTCTGATGAACGAGAAGGTCGTCGGGTGACTTGGTTGACTTGCCCTGAAAGAACGTGCGGAGTCCGAAGGGCTTGCTCGAGCTGACCAGCTGGTCAAAGCGCTTGCCCTCGGGAAGGGATATCGAATCTGATTGTCCGCTCTCCGCCGCGACAACCTTCTTGAGGATGGAGAGCCCCTCGTTGAAGCGGATGAACACATCCGCGCCGGGCTCGAGCAGCGCACGAGTGCTGGTAGAGACCGGCCAGTCCTTGAAGTGCGTGGAAACGGTACAGGGTCCGGGGTTGTCGCGGTCCCAGAGGAAGTAACACACGCCGCCCTTGAGCCCGACGCCCGGAAAGACATCCGACGCACTGAGGTGATCGTCGATGGACCGCAGGCGATTATCGGAGAGCATCGATTCCCTGAACTCATCGAGGCCCTTGCCACCGGCGAACCAACGCGCGGGTATGACCATGGACAGATACCGCGGCTCAAGCGCCTTCGCTTGGTCAACGAACAGCTGATAGATCGGTGCTGCGCTGGTGCCGTAGCCACCGTCATCCAGCTGGTACGGCGGGTTGCCGATAATCACATCGAACTGCATGTCTCCTCCAAAGAGTTCGGCCACCCGGGCCTTCGTGTCGTCGGCGTGGATAAGCGCATAGGCATGAGTCTCAAGCTGATCGCCTCGCGCCAGAGTCTTCTTACTGGCGCCGCAGTATCGACAGCGGCCGTCGACCCAGGTGTGCTCGGTGCGCTCGAACCAGATGTTGCCGTGGTCGCTCGAGAACGACGTGACGACGGAGTGCTCGCCCTGGGCGTGCTTCGAGCAGTACAAGCTCCTGCGCGCAAGCAGGCTGGTGAGCTGCGTGATCCCGATCCCGAACACCTGCTTGGTCAGGATGTGGTCGACGCGCTCCTGAAGGTCGGGAATCTGGTCGGCAAGACCCCTATTGAGGCGGCTTGTGATCTCACGGAGGAAGACCCCGGATTTCGTGACCGGGTCAAGGAACCTGACCGACGGGTCCGACCAGATGTCTGCCCCGTTGTTGTCGGCCATCCATGCATTGGCGAGAGTGTCGAGCATCCTGTTAGCGAGCTCGGGAGGAGTGAAGACCTCATCATTCGAGAGGTTCGCAATGCACGTAAGCACATCGGGATTGCGACCGCGGAGTGAGAGGTTCGCCTGACCGTTCATTCCGCCCTCCCAAACGTATCGCTGGTGCCCACCTCGGCCAGCTCACGCACCGTCATTGGTGGGTAGGTCTTGGTCGGCGTGAGGATCTCGTGCTTCTCGAGCTGAGAGAAGAGCGACCCCTCAGCGTGGAGCGCAGCCATCTGGGTGAGGGCGTCTAGCCGGAAGTCACGCCGCTGGAACCTACCTTTGCCCAGGTAGCCCCACTCCGCGAAGGTAATGGCCTGGTCGTCGCTGGTGCGCATCGTGAGCGCGTTGCCACGAACCAGGTTCAGCGAGAGCACGTAGGAGGCGGCGCGGTGCAGGTCTTCCGATTCTTCGAGCCGCAGGTAATCGGACAGGACCTCGAGCATGTTCGCGCGACATTCGGCGACGTTGTCTTCGAGAAGCTCGATGCCGTAGCAACACATCAGGGCGAGTAGGGTGAAGTGGCGCTTGTCGAAGTCGGACTTCTCGAACTTCAGCTCCACGGCGGCGAGCTTGCGCTGTAGAATCCGGACGAGGAAGTTGCCACTCCCGCACGCTGGCTCCAAGAAGCGCGAGTCGATCCGCTCAGTCTCGCCTTGCACGAGATCGAGCATCGCATCGACCAGCCACGCGGGCGTGAAGACCTCCCCGTGGTCGACGACGCGCTGTTGTGACTTGATCAGGCTCATGCGACGCGGACAATCCGTCGTGGATCACACGGGCCGTGCGCGAATATGCTGTGTGAACGCTCAGCCATGGACTGCGCTCCCAGTACGCTGCTGATGTGCCTGGGGAAGTTAGATAGCCTCGCCACCCCGATTGAGTCTACCTCATGCCGGAGTTGGTGATGGCCAAGGCGGCCATGGCAAACATCATAAGTCTTCGTACTGGCGGAAGCTCAAGCGACAATCGAGACCGCCTCTTCGCCCGCCTTGAGAATGCCACGAGCCCAGGCAGGCAGAAGATCCAGGCCTTCGCGCAGACTTCCGAGCACCGTTCGACCAGCACCCAGCATGTCACCCGCGGTTGCTGTCTTGTGAATCCACTGGCCCTTGACTGGAGGCGCGACACGCCTCGCGTCTTGCACTTCATGGAGTGGGTCTCGGTCGGTGACTTCCATGTAGCTGTCGCCGAAAGCTGCAATTTCGAGCCGGAGCAGCCGCTTGAAGGCGTCCTCAACACCGGTCTCCGCATCGTTAGCCGTGAGAGCCTTGTCCAGTTCGCGGATGAATGCGTCCTGGCGCAGGGCACCACACGCTTCATCGATGAACTGCCGGTAAGCGTTCAGATTCGGCTTCCCGGGGCGCCTAAGGCGGACCTCGAGAAGCGCCTTCAGCGTCGCGACAAACAGCAGCCACTCGCGAGATCCGTTAGGTTCCTGCACTTGTGCCTCCATCCGTATCGACAGAACTCGACAGCAACGACATCCGCCTCACCCTCCGGCTCACCGACGGAGTCGCAACTCCGTGCATGGCTCGCTGCCGCGTGACTGTGGAGGCGCTCGCGCTCATCGCGCCTTCTGCTCGCCGCGACCGAGACAGAGAGCGGAGAATCCCGTGTGAATATCCAACGTGTTTGCGCTTCACCTGAAGCGCGCCCCTTCGCCCTTCCTGCCCGAGTCCACCGGACTCGGGCAGGCTTTCTGGCGAAAGCGCGGATTACCCACCCGTCCTGTCGTACGGGCTGGCCTCATCGAGCACGGAGTCACGCCATGCTGATAGCTGAGGGACCAAGTCCCCGAAGAGCGGATAATCCATAGAGGTGAGGATCTGCAGTGCGTTTGTCAGCGGGTAGGAATCCTGAACTCCCAGCGCCACCAAACCATCGTGGGTTCTTTGGGCGCTGCTACTGAGCGGTTCGGACCACTCGTCGCAGTGCTTCCACCAGTTGGCGGCATGGTTTGTCAGCCGGGCAATCGTTGCCCCCGTAGGATGACAACGCCCCACATCAAGAGAGGCGGTCTTGGAGACCGACATCTCTGAACACACGCCCGTGATGTATCCCTGACACGCTGCGAAACCGAGCCCGATCACGTACTCGATGAGCTCGGGAATGTCCAACTGGTCTGCGAGGTCGAAGTCACTCTCGACTCGCTTGTAGTGACGGCGGAGTGCTTGATCGACTAGTTGACACGCGTGGTCGAGGAACTCCATACCGTAATCGAATGACCAGTCGAGCTTGATGGGGACCAACTCACGGTACCTTCCGATCGGAGTGCCCAACGTCTGACCGATAACCTGCGAGCGAGGCGCGTCCGCTCGACCCCCGGGCTAGGACGACACCGTGATCACTCACCGTCGCCGTCGTCCGACCAGTAGTCCTTGTTCACAACTACATCCTCGAGTCTCTCACTTGCAATCCAAGAGATGAAGCACGAGGGCTTCAGCCATTTGGTGCCGAAGTGTCCCGTGTGAATCAGGTAGCAGCGCTTTCTTGTTCGAGTCAGTCCGACAATGAACCTGCATATCTCCATGTCCTTCACGGCAGCGGGATCGCCTGGGAGTTCGCCGTCGTGAAGGCCAGCGATGAAGACATGCTGTGCTGAAAGCCCCTTCGACCCCTCGAAGGACGTGACT
Above is a window of Anaerosoma tenue DNA encoding:
- a CDS encoding ATP-binding protein, with translation MSKSVEVIDITPHQTLMPKLGKTGYSIPQAIAELVDNAIDARIEGYPLLVAVKIGKHGISVADNGTGMGRDDIHKAMILGMSSKRNMLGEFGLGLKTSCTALGRRFKVMSSRLGDPHAYSVFYDEDDWVSAGSSWQMELETELADPGGHYTIVEISKLYKYYAGVVDVVQRDLQQRFAPFINDGTVELRVNKRKCKPEEFDLLEDTRIEFEIADASGNRIYGWYGLLKQGSNKGLYGFHTYRLGRMITTFDKMAIGEHPTISRIIGEVHLDHLQPTHNKREWEKTAEYDAAVDALRIEVQDLLRQARQRASSDSITKAVRNELERWKDSIARALMARELKPFTSPVHTLSEYERSESDEAQEQIEVEQRERSENPEPSAPRTQPTESSRERVPRVTHQKPRHAVKVKGKSVDFDHEFAPLGEKEAWYQWSFSAEEGLAIYTNTEFPAYFTTKDKAFYATLHIAESIAELLIQEAGVAADEFDDIRQLIMRKAAAVKDQWIEEEAETEPKPTDSADGPEVDSHGNPEA
- a CDS encoding PC4/YdbC family ssDNA-binding protein: MEPTEVELLHTARIDDEFELCFTTYSLGKRRLGSARIFRNNHKYCGPTKSGIDMPRYQVDALIPVLRRLSDELERGLCAPPCEYASLDAGRTANWLVQVLVHDTRPDGQFLDVRKFVTSDNYTGPTRKGIRLTVDHIDQLADGLEHVSVSLHSWREGLSGLFAPAKPEYEQSEPPADPGRGVPDHLKGYF
- a CDS encoding DEAD/DEAH box helicase family protein, producing the protein MTRTIEDILVPKPQARPRIYAYTIHDEAHAGLLKVGQTTRDVKQRIADQLKTAAIKNFTIELDESAERDDGTVFTDHEVRAALVRKGFENVDLEWMRCTVADVQTVLAELRTGQKFAGTHHQTFAMRREQAEAVEKTHAYFHSIWAEDMHAVPRFLWNAKMRFGKTFTTYQLAKKLGARRVLVVTFKPAVEDAWQTDLETHTDFNGWRYMSRHSDMDPTKISRRTPLVYFGSFQDLLGRDEAGNIKAKNEWLHKVEWDLVVFDEYHFGAWRETAKELFEGEDDAVAKKEAKLEYTASLEEMNQDLSELSEKETEFLPITTKAYLYLSGTPFKALATGEFIEEQIFNWTYTDEQRAKEQFAAAHLGAWNPYSALPQMRLLTYQMPDELLAIASAGEFDEFDLNAFFTATGTGKNAQFQHKSDVQKWLDIIRGSYAPHRIENLKSGTRPPWPYSDDRLLPYMQHSFWFLPDVAACHAMANLLAEKHNTFWHDYAVVVAAGASAGIGLEALPPVRSAIGSGFETKTITLSCGKLTTGVTVPQWYSILMLRNLTSPETYFQAAFRVQSPWSIRNPNGDDPNEEEILKPVCFVFDFAPTRALRQLSEYGLGLSPGESNPENAVKDLISFLPVLAYDGANMMQIDAGSILDIAMAGTSGTLLARKWESALLVNVDNDTLRRILDDPEALAAVERIEGWRALGDNVIETIINKSEKITELKNKAKESGLTAKEKRELTAEEKEFKSQRKLVQEKLIKFATRIPAFMYLTDFRENTLQDVITKLEPDLFLAVTGLTVKDFHLLVRLRVFNTERMNQAVFAFRRYEDASLRYTGIDSHPGLTHYGLYDTVVAREEAGVYG
- a CDS encoding Eco57I restriction-modification methylase domain-containing protein, which produces MNGQANLSLRGRNPDVLTCIANLSNDEVFTPPELANRMLDTLANAWMADNNGADIWSDPSVRFLDPVTKSGVFLREITSRLNRGLADQIPDLQERVDHILTKQVFGIGITQLTSLLARRSLYCSKHAQGEHSVVTSFSSDHGNIWFERTEHTWVDGRCRYCGASKKTLARGDQLETHAYALIHADDTKARVAELFGGDMQFDVIIGNPPYQLDDGGYGTSAAPIYQLFVDQAKALEPRYLSMVIPARWFAGGKGLDEFRESMLSDNRLRSIDDHLSASDVFPGVGLKGGVCYFLWDRDNPGPCTVSTHFKDWPVSTSTRALLEPGADVFIRFNEGLSILKKVVAAESGQSDSISLPEGKRFDQLVSSSKPFGLRTFFQGKSTKSPDDLLVHQNGGIGYADRSSITAGTNLIDKWKVYVGAAAPGTGNRDTYPHRVLSTPFVGEPGTVSSETYLCIGPFDTRAEAESALSYLTCRLTRLLVLLHKPSQHTSRKVYTFVPTQEWTRVWTDKDLYEKYSISEDEIAFIEKLVRPMDFQRSLEE
- a CDS encoding DNA methyltransferase: MSLIKSQQRVVDHGEVFTPAWLVDAMLDLVQGETERIDSRFLEPACGSGNFLVRILQRKLAAVELKFEKSDFDKRHFTLLALMCCYGIELLEDNVAECRANMLEVLSDYLRLEESEDLHRAASYVLSLNLVRGNALTMRTSDDQAITFAEWGYLGKGRFQRRDFRLDALTQMAALHAEGSLFSQLEKHEILTPTKTYPPMTVRELAEVGTSDTFGRAE